The nucleotide window AGCGTCAAACTTATCAATACAGGCTGCACAGCTACCTGCTCAGCCGCCAGATCTCTCAGCTCCGGTATCGCACGATTCTGCTGCACCGTGAAGGTGTCACCATGAGCCGACTCGGCAATGCTGCAGTCCAGTGGGAGGACCAGCTATTGGGGGCACCACTGTCCTATACCCGCTATAGCCCCACAGAGCGGGGAGGCGTCATAGAGTGGGATTTTCTGACAAGCAGGCACCTGTACTCCACCAGCGAGAGGCAGATGCCCTATCAAGGCCTTGGAAACATGTACCGCTCAGCGCTTGAAGATACAGTGCTTCAAGTGATGGAGATGATCAATGAGAACTCCAAAACTCGAGGCCGCATCATAGACTTCAAAAAGATCCAGTATGGCTATAGAAGGGTGGATCCACTTCATGGTGCCGAATACATCTTGGACCTTATGCTGCTTTACAAGAAGCACAAGGGTAGGAAAGTGATGGTGCCAGTCCGGAGACATGCTTACCTTCAGCAGTCCTTCAGTAAACCATTCTTCAGTGAAGCAGAGGAACTGAATGTTGGCGACATAGTAAACGCCATCAACGGTGACTCTCATTTGCTCTCATTCCTCTCCAGCTCGCTTAAGATCTTCTCTTCCTTCCAGATCTCAGAATCCACAAAAGAGGTGCAAGAGCCAATTCAAACAAAAATCCACTTCCTTGTACCGCTCATGGGCCGCTATGAAGTTTTAGTACGTTTCATGAAAAGCTTTGAGAGAATCTGCCTGATCCCGAACCAGAACATGAAACTGACCATGATCCTGGTTGACAGTGATACAAACCAGGATAAGGAGAGACACCTAGAGCTGATTAAGGAATATCATGACAGATATCCTAAAGCAGACCTATCTATCATACCCATGAAGGGAAACTTTTCTCGAGGCCTGGCCCTTGAGATGGGCTCTTCTCAGCTGGCTAACAACTCACTGCTGTTTTTCTGTGATGTGGACCTGGTCTTCAACATTGA belongs to Carassius gibelio isolate Cgi1373 ecotype wild population from Czech Republic chromosome B10, carGib1.2-hapl.c, whole genome shotgun sequence and includes:
- the LOC127966181 gene encoding chondroitin sulfate synthase 3-like, encoding MGGPGMIFSREVLRRMVPHIGSCLKEMYTTHEDVEIGRCVRRFGGTQCVWSYEMQQLFYENYEHNKKGFIQDLHSSKIQNAITLHPNKRQTYQYRLHSYLLSRQISQLRYRTILLHREGVTMSRLGNAAVQWEDQLLGAPLSYTRYSPTERGGVIEWDFLTSRHLYSTSERQMPYQGLGNMYRSALEDTVLQVMEMINENSKTRGRIIDFKKIQYGYRRVDPLHGAEYILDLMLLYKKHKGRKVMVPVRRHAYLQQSFSKPFFSEAEELNVGDIVNAINGDSHLLSFLSSSLKIFSSFQISESTKEVQEPIQTKIHFLVPLMGRYEVLVRFMKSFERICLIPNQNMKLTMILVDSDTNQDKERHLELIKEYHDRYPKADLSIIPMKGNFSRGLALEMGSSQLANNSLLFFCDVDLVFNIDFIQRCRDNTVEGRQVYFPIVFSQYDPKIVYAGGPSEESTFVFTKKSGFWRDYGFGITCIYKSDLLKAGGFDTSIQGWGLEDVDLFTKVINSGLKVFRSQEAGIVHIYHPVLCDTHLDPKQYKMCVRSKVSTYASTMQLAELWLSKHLGIGYNRTSS